The following coding sequences lie in one Stenotrophomonas rhizophila genomic window:
- the prpE gene encoding propionate--CoA ligase: MRYEEMYRRSVDEPEAFWAEEAQRIYWHKAPEQILDYSNPPFRRWFVGGETNLCYNAVDRHLVDRPDQLALVAISTETNVTREITYRQLYREVNAFAAVLQRLDVQRGDRVVIYMPNMAEAVFAMLACARIGAIHSVVFGGFAAHNLALRIDDAEPKLLIAADAGKRGGKVIPYKAMVDAACAEATSPPPHVLIVSRGLDPAEPKVAGRDVDYATLRAEVGDQDVPVVWLEASEPSYLLYTSGTTGKPKGVQRDVGGYAVAMAQSMQTVFDCKPGQVMFSTSDVGWAVGHSYNVYGPLIGGCTSLLYEGLPTNPDPGIWWALCEQYNVRTLFSSPTAIRVLKKHDTDFITRHDLDALKYVFLAGEPLDEPTAHWINDALGKPIIDNYWQTETGWPALTLLPGVDMKPVRFGSPGFPNLGYKMKVIDENTGDEVAPGQKGVLVMTPPLPPGCMSTVWKDDDRFLQSYFSHFKELLYSSLDWAIRDADGYTFILGRTDDVINVAGHRLGTREIEECISGHPLVAEAAVIGGKDELKGQVPLVFVTLRQAVDGDGSTVITEMMQRVTNSLGALARPAHIHIVNALPKTRSGKLLRRSLQALAEERDPGDLSTLDDPGALDEIRRALGH, translated from the coding sequence ATGCGTTACGAAGAGATGTACCGGCGTTCGGTGGATGAACCCGAAGCGTTCTGGGCCGAAGAGGCGCAGCGCATCTACTGGCATAAAGCGCCGGAGCAGATCCTCGATTACAGCAACCCGCCCTTCCGGCGCTGGTTCGTCGGCGGGGAAACCAACCTCTGCTACAACGCCGTGGACCGCCACCTGGTCGATCGCCCGGACCAGCTGGCACTGGTGGCCATTTCCACCGAAACCAACGTCACCCGCGAGATCACCTACCGGCAGCTGTACCGCGAAGTGAATGCCTTCGCAGCGGTGCTGCAGCGCCTGGACGTGCAGCGTGGCGACCGTGTGGTGATCTACATGCCCAACATGGCCGAGGCGGTGTTTGCGATGCTGGCGTGCGCGCGCATCGGGGCGATCCACTCGGTGGTGTTCGGCGGCTTTGCCGCGCATAACCTGGCGCTGCGCATCGACGATGCCGAACCCAAGCTGCTGATCGCTGCCGATGCCGGCAAACGCGGTGGCAAGGTGATTCCGTACAAGGCGATGGTCGATGCGGCATGTGCCGAAGCCACCTCGCCGCCGCCGCACGTGCTGATCGTCTCGCGCGGGCTGGACCCGGCCGAACCGAAGGTGGCCGGTCGCGATGTCGACTACGCCACGCTGCGCGCCGAGGTGGGCGACCAGGACGTGCCGGTGGTGTGGCTGGAAGCCAGCGAGCCCAGCTACCTGCTGTATACCTCCGGCACCACCGGCAAGCCCAAGGGCGTGCAACGCGACGTGGGCGGCTACGCGGTGGCGATGGCGCAGTCGATGCAGACCGTGTTCGACTGCAAGCCGGGCCAGGTGATGTTCTCCACCTCCGACGTGGGCTGGGCGGTGGGCCATTCCTACAACGTGTACGGCCCGCTGATCGGCGGCTGCACCTCGCTGCTGTACGAAGGCCTGCCAACCAACCCGGACCCGGGGATCTGGTGGGCGTTGTGCGAGCAGTACAACGTGCGCACGCTGTTCTCGTCGCCCACCGCCATCCGCGTGCTGAAGAAGCACGACACCGACTTCATCACGCGCCACGACCTGGATGCGCTCAAGTACGTGTTCCTGGCCGGCGAGCCGCTTGACGAACCCACCGCGCACTGGATCAACGACGCGCTGGGCAAGCCGATCATCGACAACTACTGGCAGACCGAAACCGGCTGGCCGGCGCTGACGTTGCTGCCCGGGGTGGACATGAAGCCGGTGCGGTTCGGCTCGCCCGGGTTCCCCAACCTCGGCTACAAGATGAAGGTCATCGACGAGAACACCGGCGATGAAGTGGCGCCCGGGCAGAAGGGCGTGCTGGTGATGACCCCGCCGTTGCCGCCGGGCTGCATGAGCACGGTATGGAAGGACGACGACCGGTTCCTGCAGAGCTATTTCAGCCACTTCAAGGAGCTGCTGTACAGCTCGCTGGACTGGGCGATCCGCGACGCGGACGGCTACACCTTCATCCTCGGCCGCACCGACGATGTGATCAACGTGGCCGGGCACCGGCTGGGCACGCGCGAGATCGAAGAGTGCATCTCCGGCCACCCGCTGGTGGCCGAGGCGGCGGTGATCGGGGGCAAGGACGAGCTCAAGGGCCAGGTGCCGCTGGTGTTCGTCACCCTGCGCCAGGCAGTGGACGGCGATGGCAGCACGGTGATCACCGAGATGATGCAGCGGGTCACCAACTCGCTCGGTGCACTGGCGCGGCCGGCACACATCCATATCGTCAATGCGCTGCCCAAGACCCGGTCGGGCAAGCTGCTGCGGCGCTCGCTGCAGGCGCTGGCCGAAGAGCGCGATCCGGGTGATCTGTCCACGCTGGATGATCCGGGGGCACTGGACGAGATCCGGCGCGCGCTGGGGCACTGA
- the typA gene encoding translational GTPase TypA, with product MSIENLRNIAIVAHVDHGKTTLVDQLLKQSGTLSERTVLAERVMDSNDQEKERGITILAKNTAITWEDKKTGIKNRINIVDTPGHADFGGEVERVLSMVDTVLILVDAMDGPMPQTRFVTQKAFAMGFKPIVVVNKVDRPGSRPDWVIDQVFDLFDKLGATNEQLDFPIVYASALNGYAGLEDSVRDGDMTPLYEAIMQHAPKPEVDPDGPFQMRISQLDYNNFVGVIGIGRIQRGTLKKNMQVAVIDREGKKRNGKVAQVLGFLGLERIEQDSAEAGDIVAISGIAELTISDTLCHPETPEALPALTVDEPTISMTFQVNNSPFAGNKDLSGGKFLTSRQIKDRLDREQVHNVALKVEQLEDADKFLVSGRGELHLSVLIENMRREGYELAVSRPEVIIKQIDGQAMEPIEQLVVDIEEQHQGGVMEKLGTRKGQLKNMEPDGKGRVRLEYQIPARGLIGFQNEFKTLTQGSGLLFHVFDHYGPKEQGSIAKRQNGVMIANAPGATPAYSLGPLQERGKLFAAEGDNVYEGQLVGIHSKDNDLTVNAIKTKPLTNMRASGKDDAIQLTPAIKYSLEQALDFIEDDELVEITPKEIRLRKKGLTESDRKKASRGG from the coding sequence ATGTCTATCGAAAATCTTCGCAACATCGCCATCGTCGCCCACGTCGACCACGGTAAGACCACCCTCGTCGACCAGCTGCTCAAGCAGTCCGGCACCCTCTCCGAGCGCACCGTGCTCGCCGAGCGCGTGATGGACAGCAATGACCAGGAAAAGGAACGCGGCATCACCATCCTGGCCAAGAACACGGCCATCACCTGGGAAGACAAGAAGACCGGTATCAAGAACCGGATCAACATCGTCGACACCCCGGGACACGCCGACTTCGGCGGCGAAGTGGAGCGCGTGCTGTCGATGGTCGACACCGTGCTGATCCTCGTCGACGCGATGGACGGCCCGATGCCGCAGACCCGCTTCGTCACCCAGAAGGCCTTCGCGATGGGCTTCAAGCCGATCGTCGTGGTCAACAAGGTCGACCGCCCGGGCTCGCGTCCGGATTGGGTGATCGACCAGGTCTTCGACCTGTTCGACAAGCTCGGCGCCACCAATGAACAGCTCGACTTCCCGATCGTCTACGCCTCGGCCCTGAACGGCTACGCCGGCCTGGAAGACAGCGTGCGCGACGGCGACATGACCCCGCTGTACGAAGCGATCATGCAGCACGCGCCGAAGCCGGAAGTGGACCCGGATGGTCCGTTCCAGATGCGCATCAGCCAGCTGGACTACAACAACTTCGTGGGCGTGATCGGCATCGGCCGCATCCAGCGCGGCACCCTGAAGAAGAACATGCAGGTTGCGGTCATCGACCGCGAAGGCAAGAAGCGCAACGGCAAGGTCGCGCAGGTGCTGGGCTTCCTGGGCCTGGAGCGCATCGAGCAGGACTCCGCCGAAGCCGGTGACATCGTCGCCATCTCCGGTATTGCCGAGCTGACCATCTCCGACACCCTGTGCCACCCGGAAACCCCGGAAGCGCTGCCGGCACTGACCGTCGACGAGCCGACCATCTCGATGACCTTCCAGGTCAACAACTCGCCGTTCGCCGGCAACAAGGACCTGTCCGGTGGCAAGTTCCTGACCAGCCGCCAGATCAAGGACCGTCTGGACCGCGAGCAGGTCCACAACGTGGCCCTGAAGGTCGAACAGCTGGAAGACGCCGACAAGTTCCTGGTCTCCGGCCGTGGCGAACTGCACCTGTCGGTGCTGATCGAGAACATGCGTCGTGAAGGCTACGAGCTGGCCGTGTCGCGCCCGGAAGTGATCATCAAGCAGATCGACGGCCAGGCCATGGAGCCGATCGAGCAGCTGGTGGTGGACATCGAAGAACAGCACCAGGGCGGCGTCATGGAAAAGCTGGGCACCCGCAAGGGCCAGCTGAAGAACATGGAGCCGGACGGCAAGGGCCGCGTGCGCCTGGAATACCAGATCCCGGCCCGTGGCCTGATCGGTTTCCAGAACGAGTTCAAGACCCTGACCCAGGGTTCGGGCCTGCTGTTCCACGTGTTCGACCATTACGGTCCGAAGGAACAGGGTTCGATCGCCAAGCGCCAGAACGGCGTGATGATCGCCAATGCTCCGGGTGCCACCCCGGCGTACTCCCTGGGGCCGCTGCAGGAACGCGGCAAGCTGTTCGCTGCTGAAGGCGACAACGTGTATGAAGGCCAGCTGGTCGGCATCCACTCCAAGGACAACGACCTGACCGTCAACGCCATCAAGACCAAGCCGCTGACCAACATGCGCGCGTCGGGCAAGGACGATGCGATCCAGCTGACCCCGGCGATCAAGTACTCGCTGGAACAGGCCCTGGACTTCATCGAAGACGACGAGCTGGTCGAGATCACCCCGAAGGAAATCCGCCTGCGCAAGAAGGGCCTGACCGAAAGCGACCGCAAGAAGGCTTCGCGCGGCGGCTGA
- a CDS encoding peptidylprolyl isomerase, which produces MSLIATFDTTQGPIKVELFADKAPLTVANFVNLVKRGFYDGLVFHRVIPDFMIQGGCPKGQGTGGPGYKFEDEKNGVRHQVGSLSMANAGPNTNGSQFFITHIKTDWLDGKHTVFGQVLDGQAIVDSVKQGDVIHSITLEGDTDAVLAAQAERVAEWNKLIPA; this is translated from the coding sequence ATGTCCCTCATCGCCACTTTCGACACCACCCAGGGCCCGATCAAGGTCGAGCTGTTCGCCGACAAGGCCCCGCTGACGGTTGCCAACTTCGTCAACCTGGTCAAGCGCGGCTTCTATGACGGTCTGGTCTTCCACCGCGTGATCCCGGACTTCATGATCCAGGGCGGCTGCCCGAAGGGTCAGGGCACCGGCGGTCCGGGCTACAAGTTCGAAGACGAGAAGAACGGCGTGCGCCATCAGGTCGGCTCGCTGTCCATGGCCAACGCCGGTCCGAACACCAACGGCAGCCAGTTCTTCATCACCCACATCAAGACCGATTGGCTGGACGGCAAGCACACCGTGTTCGGCCAGGTCCTGGACGGTCAGGCCATCGTGGACTCGGTCAAGCAGGGCGACGTGATCCATTCGATCACCCTGGAAGGCGACACCGACGCCGTGCTGGCCGCCCAGGCCGAGCGCGTGGCCGAGTGGAACAAGCTCATCCCGGCCTGA
- a CDS encoding DUF2127 domain-containing protein — MIDKPYNPDPHKHPGLHLIALLEASKAVLALLAATGLEMLGPQPLREAVNALIRRFSLDPDHGTLPSLLNMINPDAVHLAAVAMLAYGVLHLFEAWGLWRAKAWASWLGCVTAGIYLPFDIYAIIRHPGWASWSVLVINLIVVGVLARDIRKRHPTPTAPH, encoded by the coding sequence GTGATCGACAAGCCCTACAACCCGGATCCTCACAAGCATCCGGGGTTGCACCTGATCGCCTTGCTGGAAGCCAGCAAGGCGGTCCTGGCGCTGTTGGCGGCAACCGGGCTGGAAATGCTCGGGCCGCAGCCACTGCGTGAGGCGGTCAATGCCCTGATCCGGCGTTTCAGTCTGGACCCGGATCACGGCACCCTGCCCTCGCTGCTCAACATGATCAATCCCGATGCGGTGCACCTGGCCGCGGTGGCCATGCTGGCCTACGGGGTGCTGCATCTCTTCGAGGCCTGGGGCCTCTGGCGCGCCAAGGCCTGGGCCTCCTGGCTGGGCTGCGTCACTGCCGGCATCTACCTGCCGTTCGATATCTACGCCATCATCCGCCACCCTGGCTGGGCCTCGTGGTCGGTGCTGGTGATCAACCTGATCGTGGTCGGCGTACTCGCCCGCGATATCCGCAAGCGTCATCCCACGCCGACCGCCCCGCACTGA
- a CDS encoding glutathione S-transferase N-terminal domain-containing protein, whose protein sequence is MKLYSKPGACSTADHIALQWTGQPFEVELLDKDTLKAPAFLKINPAGSVPAVVDGDFILTQNAAIMGYIADTYPQAGLAGDGSAQQRAEATRWLSFVNSDLHPAFKPLFGPANFIEDDSQYDALRATARKRLRGLFERADKQLADRPWLAGFRSFADPYFYITLRWAAGAKIDLSGLDNIAAYKTRMDADAGVQATLKAEGLS, encoded by the coding sequence ATGAAGCTGTACAGCAAGCCCGGTGCCTGCTCCACCGCCGACCACATCGCCCTGCAGTGGACCGGCCAGCCGTTCGAGGTGGAACTGCTCGACAAGGACACGCTGAAGGCGCCTGCATTCCTGAAGATCAACCCGGCCGGTTCGGTGCCCGCGGTGGTCGATGGTGATTTCATCCTGACCCAGAACGCGGCCATCATGGGCTACATCGCCGACACCTACCCGCAGGCCGGCCTGGCCGGTGATGGCAGCGCCCAGCAGCGCGCCGAGGCCACCCGCTGGCTGTCCTTCGTCAACTCGGACCTGCACCCGGCGTTCAAGCCGCTGTTCGGCCCGGCCAACTTCATTGAAGACGACAGCCAGTACGATGCCCTCCGCGCCACCGCGCGCAAGCGCCTGCGCGGCCTGTTCGAACGTGCCGACAAGCAGCTCGCCGACCGCCCGTGGCTGGCCGGGTTCCGCAGCTTCGCCGACCCGTACTTCTACATCACGCTGCGCTGGGCGGCTGGGGCCAAGATCGACCTGAGCGGTCTGGACAACATCGCGGCGTACAAGACCCGCATGGACGCCGATGCCGGCGTGCAGGCCACGCTGAAGGCCGAAGGCCTGAGCTGA
- a CDS encoding malate dehydrogenase, giving the protein MKAPVRVAVTGAAGQIGYALLFRIASGEMLGKDQPVILQLLELPVDKAQAALRGVMMELEDCAFPLLAGMVGTDDAEVAFKDADIALLVGARPRGPGMERKDLLLENAKIFTAQGAALNKVASRNVKVLVVGNPANTNAYIAMKSAPDLNPRNFTAMLRLDHNRALSQLSSKLGKSVGGIEKLVVWGNHSPTMYPDYRFATADGASVADAINDQEWNAGTFIPTVGKRGAAIIEARGSSSAASAANAAIDHVRDWVLGSNGKWVTMGVPSDGSYGIPEGVIFGFAVTTENGEYTLVKDLPVDDFSQKYIDKTLAELEEERSGVAHLLG; this is encoded by the coding sequence ATGAAAGCACCTGTTCGTGTTGCCGTGACCGGCGCCGCCGGCCAGATCGGCTACGCCCTGCTGTTCCGCATCGCCTCCGGCGAAATGCTGGGCAAGGACCAGCCGGTCATCCTGCAGCTGCTCGAGCTGCCGGTGGACAAGGCCCAGGCCGCGCTGCGCGGCGTGATGATGGAACTGGAAGACTGCGCCTTCCCGCTGCTGGCCGGCATGGTCGGCACCGATGACGCCGAAGTGGCCTTCAAGGACGCCGACATCGCCCTGCTGGTCGGCGCGCGTCCGCGCGGCCCGGGCATGGAGCGCAAGGACCTGCTGCTGGAAAACGCCAAGATCTTCACCGCGCAGGGCGCGGCGCTGAACAAGGTCGCCAGCCGCAACGTGAAGGTGCTGGTGGTCGGCAACCCGGCCAACACCAACGCCTACATCGCCATGAAGTCGGCGCCGGACCTGAACCCGCGCAACTTCACCGCCATGCTGCGCCTGGACCACAACCGCGCGCTGAGCCAGCTGTCGTCCAAGCTGGGCAAGTCGGTCGGCGGCATCGAGAAGCTGGTCGTGTGGGGCAACCACAGCCCGACCATGTACCCGGACTACCGTTTCGCCACCGCCGACGGTGCGTCGGTTGCCGATGCGATCAACGACCAGGAATGGAACGCCGGTACCTTCATCCCGACCGTGGGCAAGCGCGGCGCGGCGATCATTGAAGCCCGTGGTTCGTCCTCGGCCGCCTCGGCCGCCAATGCCGCCATCGACCACGTGCGCGACTGGGTGCTGGGCAGCAACGGCAAGTGGGTCACCATGGGCGTGCCGTCCGACGGTTCCTACGGCATTCCGGAAGGCGTGATCTTCGGCTTTGCGGTGACCACCGAAAACGGTGAGTACACCCTGGTCAAGGACCTGCCGGTGGACGACTTCAGCCAGAAGTACATCGACAAGACCCTGGCCGAGCTGGAAGAAGAGCGCAGCGGCGTGGCCCACCTGCTGGGTTGA
- a CDS encoding suppressor of fused domain protein: protein MDLTHDDHGTPGWDAINAALVALYPGQEPRHFGTALPHTLGGNDPLDGISVYWAESPRPHWHYVTYGFSELYDKQSDDAADSGYGFELTFRLAAAPGQGADDAPPVWPMNLLQNLARYVFSSGNVFEAGHHLDANGPIALDTDTVLRHLALVEDPQLPPRDTPNGRVRFLQIVGLADDEMAAVRRWSTQGVLDALLPAMPLWITDLQRGSLLADPALAAQVEAGSARDGSTTGLLFLETLDWAAEGDSVELVLGAGQVPGVLELLPLRLDHGHALTLLNAQRSWRFEPGEADQLEIAPDSARCVLSPATLRALLDHLHAQRGVYPLPGGRLRIRVEPTQLRDAQGNVVRTVG, encoded by the coding sequence ATGGACCTCACGCACGATGACCACGGCACCCCCGGTTGGGATGCCATCAACGCGGCCTTGGTTGCGCTGTACCCGGGGCAGGAACCCCGGCACTTCGGTACGGCGTTGCCTCACACTCTGGGCGGCAACGACCCGCTGGACGGGATCAGCGTTTACTGGGCCGAATCGCCCCGCCCGCACTGGCATTACGTCACCTATGGCTTCTCCGAGCTGTACGACAAGCAGAGTGACGATGCGGCCGACAGCGGCTACGGTTTCGAGCTGACCTTCCGCCTGGCCGCCGCGCCGGGGCAGGGGGCTGACGACGCGCCGCCGGTGTGGCCGATGAACCTGCTGCAGAACCTGGCGCGCTATGTCTTCAGCAGCGGCAATGTGTTCGAGGCCGGACACCACCTGGACGCCAACGGTCCGATCGCGCTGGACACCGACACGGTGCTGCGCCACCTGGCGCTGGTGGAGGATCCGCAGCTGCCGCCGCGCGACACCCCCAACGGCCGCGTGCGTTTCCTGCAGATCGTCGGGCTGGCCGATGACGAAATGGCGGCGGTGCGGCGCTGGTCCACCCAGGGCGTGCTGGATGCGCTGCTGCCGGCCATGCCGCTGTGGATCACCGACCTGCAGCGCGGTTCGCTGCTGGCCGATCCGGCCCTGGCCGCGCAGGTGGAGGCGGGCAGTGCCCGCGACGGCTCCACCACCGGCCTGTTGTTCCTGGAAACACTGGACTGGGCGGCCGAGGGCGACAGCGTGGAGCTGGTGCTGGGCGCCGGCCAGGTGCCGGGGGTGCTGGAGCTGCTGCCGCTGCGGCTGGACCACGGCCACGCGCTGACCCTGCTCAACGCACAGCGCAGCTGGCGCTTCGAGCCCGGTGAGGCTGACCAGCTGGAGATCGCGCCGGACAGCGCGCGCTGCGTGCTCAGCCCGGCCACCCTGCGTGCGCTGCTGGACCATCTGCACGCCCAGCGCGGCGTTTACCCGCTGCCCGGTGGCCGCCTGCGGATCCGGGTGGAACCCACCCAGCTGCGCGACGCACAGGGCAACGTGGTGCGCACCGTCGGGTAG
- a CDS encoding cell wall hydrolase codes for MKLAWILWLSQLLPQPAADSLCLSTTVYLEARDQTLRGQQAVAEVALRRLDSGLWGDSMCKVVTARKQFAPTIVAPGTQLGNADAWQEAMTVAFDAERNWALPVGERKEIVPGASHFAALAIANPSWRNAYQVATIGDHTFYRVQKLKPRTS; via the coding sequence ATGAAACTGGCCTGGATTCTCTGGCTGTCGCAGTTGTTGCCGCAGCCGGCCGCCGATTCGTTGTGCCTGAGCACGACCGTCTACCTGGAAGCGCGTGATCAGACCCTGCGCGGCCAGCAAGCCGTTGCCGAAGTGGCCCTGCGCCGCCTGGACAGCGGGCTGTGGGGCGACTCGATGTGCAAGGTGGTGACCGCGCGCAAACAGTTCGCCCCGACCATCGTGGCGCCCGGCACCCAGCTGGGCAATGCCGACGCCTGGCAGGAAGCGATGACGGTGGCCTTCGATGCCGAGCGCAACTGGGCCCTGCCGGTGGGTGAGCGCAAGGAGATCGTGCCCGGTGCCAGCCACTTCGCGGCCCTGGCGATCGCCAACCCCAGCTGGCGCAATGCCTACCAGGTGGCCACCATCGGTGACCACACGTTCTACCGCGTGCAGAAACTCAAGCCGCGCACGTCGTAA
- a CDS encoding amidase, which translates to MRLPLTSMVMIVSLCGCAPAPAPVHASEANAAPAVPTPDTPFAYAETDIVDLQAQMTAGALDSVTLTRAYLERIARIDRAGPRLNAVIELNPDALKDAAALDAERRHGQLRGPLHGIPVLLKDNIGARPMSNSAGSLALAKFRPDDAFLVTRLRAAGAVVLGKTNLSEWANFRSSQSISGWSARGGQTRNPYRLSHTPCGSSSGSAVAVSANLAAAAVGTETDGSIVCPAAINGVVGLKPTVGLISREGIIPISFSQDTAGPMTRSVADAAALLTAMAGRDDADPATATMPGRAVYDYTARLNADSLRGARIGVLQGPLDQLPGIAPALQHAIGVLREAGAVVVPVQLPTQGQWQDAERIVLLHEFKAGLQRYLTRYNAPVRSLDQVIAWNREHADKELLPFGQDLMDEAAAVGGLGDATYIAARSQARRLAGPEGIDAALRAQQLDALIAPTTGVAWPIRAGAGDDFPGESYSAAAVAGYPSLSVPMAHVDGLPLGLLFMGTAWSEPRLIELAYAYEQRTRARRPPRFRTNSLLPHISPP; encoded by the coding sequence ATGCGTCTGCCGCTGACATCGATGGTGATGATCGTGTCGCTGTGCGGCTGCGCGCCTGCGCCTGCGCCGGTTCACGCCAGCGAAGCCAACGCCGCCCCTGCCGTGCCGACCCCCGATACCCCCTTCGCCTACGCCGAGACCGACATCGTCGACCTGCAGGCGCAGATGACCGCCGGTGCCCTGGACAGCGTCACCCTGACCCGCGCCTACCTGGAACGGATCGCGCGCATTGATCGCGCCGGCCCGCGCCTGAACGCGGTGATCGAGCTCAATCCCGACGCCCTCAAGGACGCCGCCGCCCTGGATGCCGAACGCCGGCACGGGCAGCTGCGCGGTCCGCTGCACGGCATCCCCGTGCTGCTCAAGGACAACATCGGCGCACGCCCGATGAGCAACAGCGCCGGCTCGCTGGCACTGGCGAAATTCCGCCCCGACGACGCCTTCCTGGTCACCCGCCTGCGCGCGGCCGGCGCGGTGGTGCTGGGCAAGACCAACCTGAGCGAATGGGCCAATTTCCGCTCCAGCCAGTCGATCTCCGGCTGGAGCGCACGTGGCGGCCAGACCCGCAACCCCTACCGGCTCAGCCACACCCCCTGCGGCTCCAGCAGCGGCAGCGCGGTGGCGGTGTCGGCCAACCTGGCTGCGGCAGCGGTGGGCACCGAAACCGACGGCAGCATCGTCTGCCCGGCGGCGATCAACGGCGTGGTCGGCCTCAAGCCCACCGTCGGGCTGATCAGCCGCGAAGGCATCATCCCGATCTCCTTCAGCCAGGACACCGCCGGGCCGATGACGCGCAGCGTCGCCGATGCCGCCGCCCTGCTGACCGCCATGGCCGGCCGCGACGACGCCGACCCGGCAACCGCGACCATGCCCGGGCGCGCGGTGTACGACTACACCGCGCGATTGAACGCCGACAGCCTGCGCGGCGCGCGCATCGGGGTGCTGCAGGGTCCGCTGGACCAGCTGCCGGGTATCGCCCCGGCGCTGCAGCACGCGATCGGCGTGCTGCGCGAGGCCGGCGCCGTGGTGGTGCCGGTACAACTGCCGACCCAGGGCCAGTGGCAGGATGCCGAGCGCATCGTGCTGCTGCATGAGTTCAAGGCCGGCCTGCAGCGCTACCTCACCCGCTACAACGCACCGGTGCGCAGCCTGGACCAGGTGATCGCCTGGAACCGCGAGCACGCCGACAAGGAGCTGCTGCCGTTCGGCCAGGACCTGATGGACGAGGCGGCCGCGGTGGGCGGGCTCGGCGATGCGACCTACATCGCTGCGCGCAGCCAGGCACGACGCCTGGCCGGACCGGAGGGCATCGACGCGGCCCTGCGCGCGCAACAGCTGGATGCACTGATCGCACCGACCACCGGTGTCGCCTGGCCGATCCGCGCCGGCGCGGGCGATGATTTCCCCGGCGAGAGCTACAGCGCCGCCGCCGTGGCCGGCTACCCGAGCCTGAGCGTGCCGATGGCGCACGTGGACGGCCTGCCGCTGGGCCTGTTGTTCATGGGCACGGCCTGGAGCGAACCACGCCTGATCGAGCTGGCCTACGCCTACGAGCAGCGCACCCGCGCCCGGCGCCCACCGCGGTTCCGGACCAACAGCCTGCTGCCGCATATCAGCCCGCCCTGA